The sequence below is a genomic window from Aulosira sp. FACHB-615.
ACTTTGCCCAGGAGATCGTATTAATCCCAAAAGAATTGGAGGTAAAGTTGAGGTTTTATGTTTTTTGAATGGGAGAATAATGCAACTAGCAAGTGGTTCGATATCGGATGCACCTGATAAGTGTAGGCAAGCAACTCCAGGAAGCAAGAAAAGATGTACATTCCAAACTCCACAAGATTGTCCAAAATTTAAAGGCCCTGGCGAAGTTGGAAATGAGCCAATCATCCTGAGTCCTTATGGCAGTGTATTACTTCGCCAAAGACCTGTATTGTCTTGGTATCCAGTAAAAGGAGCAACCAGCTATAAAGTTTATGTCACAGGCTACAATCTTGATTGGCAGTTAGAGACGAAGAACACCACCTTACCGTATCCACAAGACCAAGCAGAGTTTCAGTATGGCATCGTTTACAAAATTACTGTACTTGCCAGAAAACCACAACAAACAACTAGTTCGATACCCTCAGTGGTATATATGCTTTCACAAAGTGACGCACAGGACACTTTAGAAAAAATCAAAAAAGTGAAAGAACTGGGCTTATCACCAGATGAAGCGGCTTTACTCGACCTAGATGCTGTGTATATGGAAAAGAGTCTATTACACCAGACAATCGAAACTATGAATGAAAGAGTAGCAGCCGGTAGTCAAAACCCAACTCTTTATCGAGTATTAGGCGATCGCTACTTGGAAGCATGGCTACCACAAGAAGCAGAAACTGCATACCAAAAAGCGATTGAATTAGCGCAAAGTAGTGGCAATGCTAGAGAGTTAGAAACTGCTAAGGAACACTTAAGAGTGCTAAAAGAAACTCAAAGCCAGCCGCCCACTAGTATAAAACCTGACCAAAAGTAGGGGTGATTATATTTGGGATCGTTCAGCAAACTTAACTGTGCAAGTCTAAGTGCTTCGGCTTTCGGAATGCCATTTTTTAAACTTTGATAAAAAACCCTCATCAGTTGAACAGTGGAGACAGCATCTACTTGCCATAAGGTCGCAACTGTACTTCTGGCTCCGGCCTGTGCCGCTACACCTGCAATCCCTAATGCTGCTCTTTTGTTGCCTTTAGCCGTTTGACAAGCACTGAGAACCAATAACTCAATCGGGTCTTGATTTTGTTGAGTTTTTAGCCAACCATTAAATTGTTGAATATCGATAGGCTTGTCCCAGGCTAACAAGACTGTGCGTTGAGGATCAGAACTAAATTGACCGTGGGTTGTTAGGTGAACAATCGGGAAATTTGCTGTTGTCAGTTCTTGCTGTAATCTTTTGCTAGTAAACTTTTCATTCAGCAACTTAGTTGAAGATTTAGTTTTTTGATTAATTTCAGCTACTTCTTGTTCCACCTCTAGCAAGGCTTGCAAACCTTCGGGTGCATTTGGGGCATAGAAGCTTGGGCTAACTTTAGAAAGTCCGGCAATTAAAGCTTTTAGCTCTTGGTTAGACAAAGCTTTTAAAGGTCGAATTTTTGAGCCTAGAGTTACTGCCATACTATAGTGCTTGATTAAATAATCCTGTCCATCGTGCAGCAATACCAAAGGTATACTCTGAAAAGAAGTGTCCAAACTAAATACCAGTGTTCCTGATGAAGGCAAATATTTTTTGATAGGTGCAAACAGCAACTGGTAAAGGGCTTGAGATTCGGAAATGATAATGTCTTTTTCAATAGCAGCTAATCTCTCGTCTTGTAGACTCAACAACAGATTGTTGACATGAGATTGAACCAGCTTTGAACTAGTAACGTAATGATGAAGGGAATGATTAGGAGATTGAACAATAATTAATACTAAATCATTAAGGTTAATGATTTTAATTAATGTAGTATTACTAGATATCTTAACTTTATCTAAAGAGATTAAATCTAGCTTTCTGCACTGAAGAAAATTTTCTAGTTGTGTTAGTTGAAGTTGGTCATCTGTTTGTTGAATTAACCTTAAATTAGGAAACTGACCGTTCAACAACAATCGCATATAATTTCGATATATAGGTTCAACAGTCTCTTGAAGCGAAAATTGCAAATCTGCATTTATTGTCCCTAGTTCATCTCGAATTCGTTGATAGCTTTTAATTGTGGCTTCATAAAAATGAAGAGCTTTTTCATATTGCTTATAGTTATTATAGAAAATACCTAATTCTTTTTGCCATTGATAAGCGAGTTCTAAATCTTGAATCGATTGTGCAATACTAAGAGCTTGTAACCAAAGATATTCAGCTTTTTTCGGTTCTAATCTACCTAAAACTCCTAAACTATAAGATTGCATTCTTTGGTGATTTATATGTTTAGCTAATTCAAAGGCTGATTGGGCAACTTCAATAGCGGTAGTATGTAACTGCTCGTCTGATATTTGAGCTAAACTATTAGCGAAGTTTATTTGAAAATGAATTGATTGATTGGCAGGTAATTCATTAAATAATGCAATATTTTGTATTATTAGCTTGATTAATGATTGAAGTTGCGGCTGAATTTGAGTTTGGGTTTCTACCAACCGTTGATTTTTTGATTTAACTGCTACTTTTAGCCATTGTGAGAAATCTATTAAAAGTTTTACACTGTTTAATTGTGATTGTAACTTTAAAGAAATGCTGGCTGTTTTATTAACATTTATTTGTTGAAATATTTTGAGAGAGCTTAAGGCAGAATCTATAAGAAAATCACTTAACTTATCTTGAAAATCAGGCTCTTCTATTTCCGAATATTTATTTCTCAATTGGTTATAGTAAGCCTGTTCTGTAATCCCTAAAGAAAGCAAAACATTATTATTATCAAAAATTGGTGATTGCTGGGCAGACTCTAAAATTTTTTGTAAAACTATTTTTGATTCTGATAGTTTGCCCAACTGACGCAGTACATCCCCCAAATTATGCAATGCTAACAAGTAAATTGGTTGGGAATTGAGGCGTTCAACTATGTCAAAACGATTATTAATAGAATCGTTTGGCTGTTGTGGTTCACAAATCCAGCTTTGGGTAACAGAATTGATGGCTTCTAGAAGTGTCTTGCAAGCACGAGGATACATACCTAGAGCTTGCAAAGCTATATTTTGATTAATTAAACTTCCGATAATGTCTTCCTGAGATTTTAGTTTTTGATAAATTATAGTTGCTTTCTTGAAACTATCAAGTGCTTCTGTTGCTTGCCCTAAATCTAATTGTTCATTACCTTTACTTATCAAGAATTGTGCTTGACTTTGTTGCATTTCTGGAGTCACAGCAAACCCTGATATTACAAATGATTGGCTAACACTAATTAATAACCCTAACGCACCTATTAATAGGTACTTAAATAAACGACGAAGTTTAATCATTGAGTTACTGAAATTTTAGTATGACAGGTTGGCTCAGAAAAAGCGGTATTAACTGTTGTGTTAGCTTGGGCAACTAAGGTTACTGTGCCGTCATTATTAAATTGCCAACCTTGGGCGGGAATGATTTTGGTAGTTGATAACTTTGGTTCGTCTAAATTATTGATAGTTGAGGCAGTGTTTGAAACTCTAGGTTGCCAAGTAGGATTTATATATGCAGATTCTAATGGGCTAGATGGTAAACCACCTTTACCAGTTATGACAAATCTATTTTCTGCACCAGCCTTTCCTGGGCAAACTGATGCTATTTCTGGGGTTGATTTAGGTAATTCTAGTTGAGCATTAACCAGGGGTGATTGAGTTCGGGAGACATTTGTTTCAACATTACCATCAATGCCTTGTTGCGAAGATGCTGTAACCAGACTGTTAGGAGATAGAAACAGTCCTTGGGTGTTAATTCTAATATTGCCACCTCTGCCCTGAAAAGCATCTGCTGTGATGCGGCTGTTATTGAAACCAGCGATGACATCAGCATTGATTCTGATGTTGCCGCCGTTGCCATTCGTACCTTGTTGGCCAGCCGTGGCAGAGATATTGCCATTATTTAGTTGAACGAGCTTTGACTCAATGCCAATATTTCCACCTTCGGCGATCGCGGTGGTGGCACTGATACCTCCACCATTGGAAATGTTGATTCTGTTTGCATTGATATTGATGTTTCCCGCATTGCCAATGCCTTCGTTGCGGACGGTAATTAAAGCGTTGCCAGTAACATTTAAAACAGGTGTATTAATAATAATATTTCCTGAGTTTCCTGAAGGAACAGGAGGAAGCCTAAATAAATTTCGCAAGACTTGAGACTCAACCTTGGCTGATGAAATCACTAGCGACGGATTTAAGGAATTAAGTGTTGCATCTATATTTATGGATTTGGAGGCATTGATAGTAATGCTCCCACTATCGCCGCTTGCAAAAGTAGAAGAATCAGTTCTACCGCCTTCTTGAACTAACAAGCTCGCTGTATTGATTTCTAAATTACCCGCATTACCAGTATTGAAAGCTGTAGCAGATAAAACACTTGGCTGAAAGGTATCTGGTGCATAACCCTCAACCATTACGTCAGTTGCATTTATTGTCAAATCTCCTCCTCTACCAGATCCAAAGGTCGAGGCTCCTATTGCACCACCACCTGTGGCAATTAGTCGTTGTGCTGATATTACAATGTTGCCAGAATCTCCCGAACTAAATGTTCCAGAGCTAATAAGGCTAAAAAGAGCAGAATTGCGAGGTGAAACTCCAACTACATTCACAGAATCAGAAGCCTTTACGACTACATCACCACTGTTGGCAGAACTAAATGTTAAGGAATTTATTTGTCCTCCATCCCGAAGAATTAACGTTCGAGTTGATATTGTTGAATCTCCAGCTTTACCGAGTCCTAAAGTCTCATTTCGTAAACTACCAGCAATTCTAGCGATTGGATCAGTACCATTTATGTCTAAAGAGTTAGAAGCATGTATGTTAATTGTTCCTCCTGCTATTGATCCTTGATTCTGAATTAAAATGACAGAGCCATCAGTAAGTGTGATGTTTTGCCCTTGTAAGTATATAGAGCCGCTAATAATACCACTAGTATCAACTAGAGAGCGTTTTAAAAGTTGAATATCCTGAAAAGAAACTGTATTATCATAAGACAAGTTCCAACCAGAGGATGTTTGTGTCAAGTTAACCAAACTGTGATTTCCTACACTACCTAGTTCAACCCTCCCGCCTTCAGCTATTATCTTGCCACCATTTAAAATTAAATTCCCTCCAACCAATGCTATTGTCCTTGTTGGCTGAACTTGTAAACCTGTTGAGCTACTTCGTCCCAATACTGGGGAGAATCGTGAACCAGTTAAATCGTGTCCTGTTCCTTCGACATTAATTGCTTTAGGGTTACTTCCAAATAGCAGTCCGATAGGTGAGCTTATGGTCAGTATTGGTGTAGCTTGGTGTTTATTAGCTGTGAACTCAAAGCCATCTGCAAACTTGATACTGTTTGCAGTACTACCAATAAAGGAACCACCAATATTTAGCTGGGCATTTTGTCCAAAAATAACTCCGTTAGGATTGATTAAAAATATGTTTGCTGTACCGTTAGCACGAATTAGTCCATCAATATTAGAAACAGAACTACCAGTGACTCGACTTATAATATTCTTAACATCTAGCGAATTGTTAAAATAAGCTTGGCTCCTATTAGAAACAGAAAAATCTTTAAAGCTATGAAACAAATTTTCTCCTAATTTTGTTCCATTTTCTATAAATATAGTATTGTTGTTGATTTTTATACTTGTGTTATTTGGTAATGTGCTGTCTGGAATGATTTGAGAATAACAAGTTAGGTCATTTAGTATAAGACAACCTAAAGTAATAATTACTTTTAAAAAAAATAAATTGTATTTAAGATAAAGCATAGTTTACAAGAGCTTAATTCTTTACAAGTTAGAGTCATGTAATAACTTATTAAAATATTTATTTTTTGCAGCTAATTAATTTTTTTACAAACAGCCTTTGTTTTTTGCATATTTCATAAATATTACGGAAGCATTAAAAAATCTATTCCGGAAGTGAGATAAGCGAAACTTAAATTTAAGAGGGCATGGCAATTCTTCAAAAAGAACGGGTGTAAAACCACATTTTATATAGAATTCTATTAATTCTCGTTTGACACATTTTAAATAGAGAGGTTGGATTGCTTCATTAACTAAATTTTCAACTAAAAAACTTCCTAAACCTTGATTTCTAAAATTTGGAGCTACGTATAAGCTACCTAGTTCTTGTGCAATATAATAATTTCGTATTTGTCCAAATGCTATCAAACGTCCATGATATTCAATTACTAAAAATTGCTGCCACCTCATTTGAGTAGGATCAAGTCTAGCTTTGAAAATTAAAAATATAATCAACCCGATATCGCAAGATTTGGCTTTTCTAATAACATACTGGTTTTGAAAATATAAATTAGTCTTTGTCATTGAATACAAAATATAAATTAGCAAAAAATAATTGGAGCAAGATAAACATAATAATATAACTTACTTGTAGATAATTGAGAAACTGACAATATACATAATGTAGAGATAAATGAAAACTTAAAAAACATCAGACAATTTCTAACTATTTTAAGTATATTCTCAAATGTGGCAAAGTTTGACAATCGAAAATCTTGATTTTAATACTAAAGTTAAGTTTAATTATTTTTTACTTTTAAAATTCTTAAGTAAACAATTAATCAATCTACCTTTGGATAGAAAAATCTAGTGTATACC
It includes:
- a CDS encoding lipopolysaccharide assembly protein LapB, producing MFLGLLTQKFVKARVSMVSLVLMTLNCSVAMGQPQPMAKDSCTNSIARIYNEGDRYLPKGSLLCPGDRINPKRIGGKVEVLCFLNGRIMQLASGSISDAPDKCRQATPGSKKRCTFQTPQDCPKFKGPGEVGNEPIILSPYGSVLLRQRPVLSWYPVKGATSYKVYVTGYNLDWQLETKNTTLPYPQDQAEFQYGIVYKITVLARKPQQTTSSIPSVVYMLSQSDAQDTLEKIKKVKELGLSPDEAALLDLDAVYMEKSLLHQTIETMNERVAAGSQNPTLYRVLGDRYLEAWLPQEAETAYQKAIELAQSSGNARELETAKEHLRVLKETQSQPPTSIKPDQK
- a CDS encoding CHAT domain-containing protein; this translates as MIKLRRLFKYLLIGALGLLISVSQSFVISGFAVTPEMQQSQAQFLISKGNEQLDLGQATEALDSFKKATIIYQKLKSQEDIIGSLINQNIALQALGMYPRACKTLLEAINSVTQSWICEPQQPNDSINNRFDIVERLNSQPIYLLALHNLGDVLRQLGKLSESKIVLQKILESAQQSPIFDNNNVLLSLGITEQAYYNQLRNKYSEIEEPDFQDKLSDFLIDSALSSLKIFQQINVNKTASISLKLQSQLNSVKLLIDFSQWLKVAVKSKNQRLVETQTQIQPQLQSLIKLIIQNIALFNELPANQSIHFQINFANSLAQISDEQLHTTAIEVAQSAFELAKHINHQRMQSYSLGVLGRLEPKKAEYLWLQALSIAQSIQDLELAYQWQKELGIFYNNYKQYEKALHFYEATIKSYQRIRDELGTINADLQFSLQETVEPIYRNYMRLLLNGQFPNLRLIQQTDDQLQLTQLENFLQCRKLDLISLDKVKISSNTTLIKIINLNDLVLIIVQSPNHSLHHYVTSSKLVQSHVNNLLLSLQDERLAAIEKDIIISESQALYQLLFAPIKKYLPSSGTLVFSLDTSFQSIPLVLLHDGQDYLIKHYSMAVTLGSKIRPLKALSNQELKALIAGLSKVSPSFYAPNAPEGLQALLEVEQEVAEINQKTKSSTKLLNEKFTSKRLQQELTTANFPIVHLTTHGQFSSDPQRTVLLAWDKPIDIQQFNGWLKTQQNQDPIELLVLSACQTAKGNKRAALGIAGVAAQAGARSTVATLWQVDAVSTVQLMRVFYQSLKNGIPKAEALRLAQLSLLNDPKYNHPYFWSGFILVGGWL
- a CDS encoding filamentous hemagglutinin N-terminal domain-containing protein, coding for MLYLKYNLFFLKVIITLGCLILNDLTCYSQIIPDSTLPNNTSIKINNNTIFIENGTKLGENLFHSFKDFSVSNRSQAYFNNSLDVKNIISRVTGSSVSNIDGLIRANGTANIFLINPNGVIFGQNAQLNIGGSFIGSTANSIKFADGFEFTANKHQATPILTISSPIGLLFGSNPKAINVEGTGHDLTGSRFSPVLGRSSSTGLQVQPTRTIALVGGNLILNGGKIIAEGGRVELGSVGNHSLVNLTQTSSGWNLSYDNTVSFQDIQLLKRSLVDTSGIISGSIYLQGQNITLTDGSVILIQNQGSIAGGTINIHASNSLDINGTDPIARIAGSLRNETLGLGKAGDSTISTRTLILRDGGQINSLTFSSANSGDVVVKASDSVNVVGVSPRNSALFSLISSGTFSSGDSGNIVISAQRLIATGGGAIGASTFGSGRGGDLTINATDVMVEGYAPDTFQPSVLSATAFNTGNAGNLEINTASLLVQEGGRTDSSTFASGDSGSITINASKSINIDATLNSLNPSLVISSAKVESQVLRNLFRLPPVPSGNSGNIIINTPVLNVTGNALITVRNEGIGNAGNININANRINISNGGGISATTAIAEGGNIGIESKLVQLNNGNISATAGQQGTNGNGGNIRINADVIAGFNNSRITADAFQGRGGNIRINTQGLFLSPNSLVTASSQQGIDGNVETNVSRTQSPLVNAQLELPKSTPEIASVCPGKAGAENRFVITGKGGLPSSPLESAYINPTWQPRVSNTASTINNLDEPKLSTTKIIPAQGWQFNNDGTVTLVAQANTTVNTAFSEPTCHTKISVTQ
- a CDS encoding GNAT family N-acetyltransferase — encoded protein: MTKTNLYFQNQYVIRKAKSCDIGLIIFLIFKARLDPTQMRWQQFLVIEYHGRLIAFGQIRNYYIAQELGSLYVAPNFRNQGLGSFLVENLVNEAIQPLYLKCVKRELIEFYIKCGFTPVLFEELPCPLKFKFRLSHFRNRFFNASVIFMKYAKNKGCL